The proteins below are encoded in one region of Saccharomyces kudriavzevii IFO 1802 strain IFO1802 genome assembly, chromosome: 5:
- the GDA1 gene encoding guanosine diphosphatase (similar to Saccharomyces cerevisiae GDA1 (YEL042W); ancestral locus Anc_1.485): MAPIFRNYRFAIGAFAAIMLILLIKTSSTGSLSISRTVSPTASVPKTSGDVSTLPFGDKPGYIGNPKAEQDYPEMADAVKSQTSQKCSEEHRYVVMIDAGSSGSRVHVYEFDVCTSPPTLINEEFKMLTPGLSSYDTDAAGAAESLDSLLDFAVDNVPLKARGCTPVAVRATAGLRIIGDAKSKKILTAVTNHLEKDYPFPIAEGSVSIMDGDEEGVFAWITTNYLLKNIGTEGAKLPTAAVFDLGGGSTQIVFEPTFPENEKMVEGEHKYDLNFGGKIYTLYQFSHLRYGLMEGRKRINSVLVQNAIKDGKITKGDGSKTHKIMSPCLPPKVNSSNEKVELAAGETYTVDFIGPDVPTGTQCRFLTDQILNKDAKCQSPPCSFNGVHQPSMVRTFKELNDIYIFSFFYDRTHPLGMPSSFTLNELMDLTRTVCSGEETWKSVFSGIEGSLDELKSDPHYCLDLSFQVSLLHTGYDIPLYRELRTAEKIDDTEIGWSLGASLSLLESDFECKVSQIE, translated from the coding sequence ATGGCACCCATCTTCAGAAACTACCGGTTCGCCATCGGTGCTTTTGCTGCCATCATGcttattttattgattaAAACATCTTCGACGGGTTCACTTTCTATTTCACGTACGGTTTCACCCACTGCCAGTGTGCCAAAGACATCGGGGGATGTTTCTACTTTGCCCTTTGGTGACAAGCCAGGATACATTGGGAATCCAAAGGCGGAACAAGATTATCCCGAGATGGCTGATGCTGTGAAATCACAAACAAGTCAAAAGTGCAGCGAAGAACATAGATATGTCGTCATGATCGATGCAGGTTCCAGTGGATCCAGGGTCCATGTATACGAATTTGACGTTTGTACCTCTCCACCTACGTTGATTAATGAGGAGTTTAAAATGTTGACGCCTGGTTTGTCTTCCTATGATACTGATGCAGCTGGCGCTGCTGAGTCACTGGATTCGCTATTGGATTTTGCTGTGGATAATGTTCCTCTCAAGGCCAGAGGGTGTACTCCGGTTGCTGTAAGGGCTACTGCAGGCCTACGAATCATAGGTGATGCtaaatctaaaaaaatactcaCTGCAGTAACAAATCATCTGGAGAAGGACTATCCATTCCCGATTGCCGAAGGTAGTGTTTCCATAATGGACGGCGACGAAGAAGGTGTCTTTGCGTGGATCACTACGAACTATCTATTGAAGAACATTGGTACAGAAGGTGCCAAATTGCCCACTGCTGCCGTTTTTGACTTGGGAGGTGGCTCTACGCAAATTGTATTTGAGCCCACTTTcccagaaaatgaaaaaatggtcGAAGGTGAACATAAGtatgatttgaattttggtGGCAAAATATACACTCTATACCAATTCTCTCATTTACGTTATGGTCTGATGGAAGGTAGAAAGAGGATTAACTCTGTTCTTGTGCAAAACGCAATAAAGGATGGTAAGATCACGAAGGGTGATGGTTCCAAGACTCATAAGATAATGTCTCCATGCCTACCACCCAAAgttaattcttcaaatgaaaaagttgaacTGGCAGCCGGAGAAACTTACACTGTCGATTTTATAGGGCCTGATGTACCAACTGGTACGCAATGTAGGTTTTTGACTgaccaaattttgaataaagaTGCCAAATGTCAGTCTCCACCATGCTCTTTCAACGGTGTTCATCAACCTTCTATGGTCCGTACATTCAAGGAACTTAACGATATCTacattttctctttcttttacgACAGAACTCATCCACTGGGCATGCCATCATCCTTCACTTTGAATGAATTGATGGATCTGACAAGAACAGTTTGTAGTGGTGAGGAAACCTGGAAAAGTGTCTTCAGCGGCATCGAAGGATCCTtagatgaattgaaaagtgaCCCACACTATTGTTTGGACTTGTCCTTCCAAGTATCATTATTACACACGGGGTACGACATTCCATTGTATAGAGAATTGAGGACCGCCGAGAAAATTGATGATACTGAAATTGGTTGGTCTTTGGGTGCGTCGTTATCATTGTTGGAATCCGACTTTGAATGTAAAGTCAGCCAAATCGAGTAA